The stretch of DNA TGATGGTACCATGCGCAAGATCCCTCCCCTCGCAGCGGTCCGAGTCTTCGAAGCGGCAGCGCGGCATGAGAATTTCACCGCCGCCGCGCGCGAGCTGGGCATGACCCAGGCGGCGGTCAGCCACCAGATCCGCCTGATCGAGGACCATCTGGGCCAGCAACTGTTCCGGCGTGAACGCCAGCGCGTCATCCTGACCGATGCCGCGCGCCGGGCGGCGGCGGGCATCGGTAAGGGGCTCGACACCATCGAGGCGGCCTTTGCCGACATGCGCAGCGATGATGAAAGCACGCTGACGATCTCGACCACTCACACTTTCGCCAATGCCTGGCTGGCCTGGCGGATCGGCGGCTTCCAGATGCAATATCCCGACATTGCGGTGCGCCTGCTGGTGCAGGACGGGCTGGCCAATTTCTCGGGCGATGGCGCCGATATGGCGGTGCGTCTGGGCTATGGCCCATGGCCGGATCTGGCGACGCACCGCCTGATGGAGTATGATTTCACCCCCATGTGCAGCCCCGGCTTTCTGGCGGCGCGCGGTGGGCACATCCGCCCGGAGGATCTGCTGCGCCTGCCGCGGATCAGCCCGCATGCGCAATCATGGGCCTGCTGGCTGCAGGAGGCGGGGCTGGCTCAGGCCGGTGACGCCTCGCCGCAGGGGCTGCTGATGGATTCGCAGGCGAATGAGAGCCATGCGGCGATGGCTGGTCAGGGCGTTGCCATGCTCACGCCGTTTTTCTGGCATCAGGACATGTCGGACAGGCGGCTGGTGCAGCTCTTCCCCCAGGTGTCCAGCCTCGGCATGGCCTATTGGATCGTCTATCCCGAGCATCGCCGTCGCAACCGCAAGGTGCGGCGCTTCTGCGAATGGCTGCTGGCCGAAATCGGCGTGAAGAGCGTGAAAGAACCGCTCTAGGCGGCCAGATG from Novosphingobium sp. encodes:
- a CDS encoding LysR substrate-binding domain-containing protein, with protein sequence MRKIPPLAAVRVFEAAARHENFTAAARELGMTQAAVSHQIRLIEDHLGQQLFRRERQRVILTDAARRAAAGIGKGLDTIEAAFADMRSDDESTLTISTTHTFANAWLAWRIGGFQMQYPDIAVRLLVQDGLANFSGDGADMAVRLGYGPWPDLATHRLMEYDFTPMCSPGFLAARGGHIRPEDLLRLPRISPHAQSWACWLQEAGLAQAGDASPQGLLMDSQANESHAAMAGQGVAMLTPFFWHQDMSDRRLVQLFPQVSSLGMAYWIVYPEHRRRNRKVRRFCEWLLAEIGVKSVKEPL